From the Streptomonospora nanhaiensis genome, the window CGGCCCGGCCCAGGTGAAGACCAGTTCCTGGCGGGAGTCGGTCAGCTCGGCCACGCCGCCCTGGGCGACGACGCGGCCGTGGTCGATGATCACCACGTGGTCGGCCAGGTGCTCGGCCTCGTCCATGTGGTGGGTCGTCAGCACGACGCCCACGCCGCTGCGCCGCAGTTCGGCGATCAGGTCCCAGGTGGCGCGGCGCGCCTGGGGGTCGAGCCCGGCGGTGGGCTCGTCGAGGAACACCAGTTCGGGGCGTCCCACCACGGCGGCGGCCAGGGACAGCCGCTGCTGCTGGCCGCCGGAGAGCCGGCGGAACGGCGTGGCGGCGGCCGAGACCAGGCCCAGGCGCTCCAGCAGCAGGTCGGGCGGCACCGGGCGGGCGTGGAAGGCGGCGACCAGGCGCAGCCACTCGCCGGCGCGGGCGCCCGTGGGCACCCCGCCCGACTGCGGCATCACGCCCACGCGGGGTTTGAGCGCGGCGGCGTCGGCCACGGGGTCCAGGCCCAGCACCCGCACGCGGCCGGAGTCGGCGCGGCGGAAGCCCTCGCAGGTCTCGACCGTGCTGGTCTTGCCCGCGCCGTTGGGGCCCAGCAGCGCGGTGACCGCGCCGCGCGCGGCGGAGAACGACAGGCCGGCCACGGCCGTGGTGGGGCCGTAGCGCTTGACCAGATCGACTACCTCGACCGCGGGCGACTCCATGTCCACCGAGTCTAGGGCGGCCCCGGCGCGCCCCCGCACCGGCTCGGCCCACCGGTGCGCCGCGCGGCCGGCGCCGGCCGCGCGGCGCACCGGACTCCCCACGCTAAGGCGAGCCTTCCCTGGGTGATCAAGGGCATCATGTGGCGTTTGCCCACCGGGACTTATTTACGCCACACTGATGTTGTGAAAAACATGGGAAACCCACAGCCGGTCGAGGACGGCGCCCAGCCGGGCGCCCCGCGGCCGTCGGCGGGTCCCGAACGGGGTGCCGAGCAGGGCACGCGCGCGCGTGTGGCGCGGCTCATCCTCGAGCACGGCCCCATCACCGCCACCACTCTAGGGGAGCGGCTGGGGCTCACCCCGGCGGCCATCCGCCGCCACCTCGACAACTTGATGAGTGAGGGCATGGTCGAGGCCCGCGAGCACCGCGCGCGCGGGCGCCGCGGCCGGGGCCGTCCGGCCCGGGTCTTCGTCATCACCGAGGCCGGGCGCGACGCCTTCGTGCACGGCTACGACGACCTCGCCGCCAGCGCGCTGCGCTTCCTCGCCGAGAAGGCCGGCCCGCAGGCGGTCGCCGAGTTCGCCCGCCGCCAGGTGTCCGACCTCGAACGCCGCTACCGGCCCCTGCTGGCCGAGGTCCCGGCCCAGCAGCGCGTCCGGCTGCTGGCCGAGGCCCTGTCCAACGACGGCTACGCCGCCTCGGCGGGCGAGGCCCCGGCACCCGGCGGCGGCGACCAGCTGTGCCAGCACCACTGCCCGGTGGCCCACGTCGCCACGGAGTTCCCCGAACTGTGCGAGGCCGAGGTCGAGGTCTTCGCGCGGCTGCTGGGCACCCCGGTGCGGCGGCTGGCCACCATCGCCCACGGCGACGGCGTGTGCACCACGCACGTCACCCCGCGCGACCTCGCCGCGGCCGACCCCCGTCCCGCCGGGGCCGCCGCGAGTCCGCACGGCACCGAGAAGAACACCCGCACCGCCTCGCACCGGGAGCGGGCCACATCCGAAGAAGGACGTCTGAGTCCAGGAGGATCCGCGTAATGACGTCTACCGCGCACCCCGAGCTCGAAGGGCTCGGCACCTACGAGTACGGCTGGTCCGACCCCGACGAGGCCGGTGCCTCCGCTCGGCGCGGCCTGAACGAAGAGGTCGTCCGCGACATCTCCGGCAAGAAGAACGAGCCGGAGTGGATGGAGAAGCTCCGCCTGAAGTCGCTGCGGCTGTTCGAGAAGAAGCCGCTGCCCGACTGGGGCGCCGACCTCTCCGGAATCGACTTCGACAACATCAAGTACTTCGTGCGGTCCACCGAGCAGCAGGCCACCTCCTGGGAGGAGCTGCCCGAGGACATCAAGAACACCTACGACAAGCTCGGCATCCCCGAGGCCGAGAAGCAGCGCCTGGTCGCCGGTGTCGCCGCGCAGTACGAGTCCGAGGTCGTCTACCACCAGATCCGCGAGGACCTGGAGGAGCAGGGCGTCATCTTCCTGGACACCGACACCGCGCTCAAGGAGCACCCCGAGCTGTTCCAGGAGTACTTCGGCACGGTGATCCCGCCCGGCGACAACAAGTTCGCCGCGCTCAACACCGCGGTGTGGAGCGGCGGGTCCTTCATCTACGTGCCGCCGAACGTGCACGTCGAGATCCCGCTCCAGGCCTACTTCCGCATCAACACCGAGAACATGGGCCAGTTCGAGCGGACCCTGATCATCGTCGACGAGGGCGCCTACGTCCACTACGTCGAGGGCTGCACGGCGCCGATCTACAAGTCCGACTCCCTGCACTCGGCCGTCGTCGAGATCATCGTCAAGAAGAACGCCCGCTGCCGGTACACGACCATCCAGAACTGGTCGAACAACGTCTTCAACCTGGTCACCAAGCGCGCCGTCGCCTACGAGGGCGCCACCATGGAGTGGATCGACGGCAACATCGGCTCCCAGGTGACCATGAAGTACCCCGCCGTCTACCTCATGGGCGAGCACGCCAAGGGCGAGACCCTGTCGATCGCCTTCGCCGGCGAGGGCCAGCACCAGGACACCGGCTCCAAGATGGTGCACTGCGCCCCCAACACCTCCTCGACCATCGTGTCGAAGTCGGTGGCCCGGGGCGGCGGGCGCGCGTCCTACCGCGGCCTGGTGCAGGTCCAGGAGGGCGCCGACCACTCCAAGTCCACGGTCAAGTGCGACGCCCTGCTCATCGACACCATGAGCCGGTCGGACACCTACCCCTACAACGACATCCGCGAGGACGACGTGGAGATGGGCCACGAGGCCACCGTCTCCAAGGTCAGCGAGGACCAGCTCTTCTACCTGATGAGCCGGGGGCTCGACGAGGACGAGGCCATGGCCATGATCGTCCGCGGGTTCGTGGAGCCCATCGCGCGCGAACTCCCCATGGAGTACGCGCTGGAACTCAACCGGCTGATCGAGCTGCAGATGGAAGGAGCGGTTGGTTAAGCATGGCCAGCCCCAACCTCGGAATCCGAGAGCACTCCCACGGCGCCGGGGAGATCCCGATCTCGCGCCTTGACGTGCACGGGTCCTTCGACCCGCAGAGCTTCCCCGTGCCCACCGGGCGCGAGGAGGAGTGGCGGTTCACCCCGCTGCGCCGCCTGCGGGGCCTGCACGACGGCCGCACCATCGCCGACGGCGTCGTGGGCGTCGAGGTCCAGGCCCCCGCCGAGGTCCGCGTGGAGCAGGTCGACCGCGACGACCCCCGGGTCGGCGCGTCCTTCCTGCCCAACGACCGCGTCAGCGCCCTGGCCTGGGACAGCTTCCCCCAGTTCGGCCGGGCCAACCTCGTCACGGTGCCCAAGGGCACCGAGGCCGGCGCGCCGGTGTTCATCAAGGCCACCGGCACCACCCACGGCGACGCCTACGGCCACACCGTGGTCCGGGCCGAGCCGCAGTCGGCGGCCACCGTCGTGCTGGAGTACGCCGGCTCGGCCGTCTACGCCGACAACGTCGAGTTCGTGGTCGAGGACGGCGCCAGCCTGACCGTCATCAGCCTGCAGGACTGGGACCGCGACGCCGTCCACGTGTCGCACCAGTTCGCCACCGTCGGCCGCGACGCCCGCTTCCGCAGCTTCGTGGTCACCCTGGGCGGCGACCTCGTCCGGCTCTCGCCCAGCGTGCGCTACGTGGGCACCGGCGGCGACGCCGAGCTGCACGGGCTGTACTACACCGGCAAGGGCCAGCACCACGAGCACCGCTCGCTGATCGACCACAACGAGTCCAACACCCGCAGCCGGGTGGAGTACAAGGGCGCGCTCAGCGGCGAGGACGCCCACGCGGTGTGGATCGGCGACGTCATCATCGGCGAGGGCACCTCGGGCACCGACTCCTACGAGCACAACCGCAACCTCGTGCTCACCGACGGCACCCGGGTCGACTCCGTGCCCAACCTGGAGATCTTCACCGGCGAGGTCGAGGGCGCGGGCCACGCCAGCGCCAGCGGCCGGCTCGACGACATCCACCTGTTCTACCTGCAGTCGCGCGGCATCCCCGCCGACGAGGCCAGGCGGCTGGTCATCCGCGGCTTCTTCCAAGAGCTGATCAACCGCATCGAGGTCCCCGAGCTGCGGGAGCGGATCATGACCGAGGTCGAGGAGAAGCTGGGCCTGC encodes:
- a CDS encoding ABC transporter ATP-binding protein, with translation MESPAVEVVDLVKRYGPTTAVAGLSFSAARGAVTALLGPNGAGKTSTVETCEGFRRADSGRVRVLGLDPVADAAALKPRVGVMPQSGGVPTGARAGEWLRLVAAFHARPVPPDLLLERLGLVSAAATPFRRLSGGQQQRLSLAAAVVGRPELVFLDEPTAGLDPQARRATWDLIAELRRSGVGVVLTTHHMDEAEHLADHVVIIDHGRVVAQGGVAELTDSRQELVFTWAGPLDTAALAAALPPGASVERRGEGAAAEYAVAGESPAGVGPEVVAAVSTWCAANGVLPEGLRVRRRGLEDVFLELTGRDLRD
- a CDS encoding helix-turn-helix transcriptional regulator → MGNPQPVEDGAQPGAPRPSAGPERGAEQGTRARVARLILEHGPITATTLGERLGLTPAAIRRHLDNLMSEGMVEAREHRARGRRGRGRPARVFVITEAGRDAFVHGYDDLAASALRFLAEKAGPQAVAEFARRQVSDLERRYRPLLAEVPAQQRVRLLAEALSNDGYAASAGEAPAPGGGDQLCQHHCPVAHVATEFPELCEAEVEVFARLLGTPVRRLATIAHGDGVCTTHVTPRDLAAADPRPAGAAASPHGTEKNTRTASHRERATSEEGRLSPGGSA
- the sufD gene encoding Fe-S cluster assembly protein SufD, with translation MASPNLGIREHSHGAGEIPISRLDVHGSFDPQSFPVPTGREEEWRFTPLRRLRGLHDGRTIADGVVGVEVQAPAEVRVEQVDRDDPRVGASFLPNDRVSALAWDSFPQFGRANLVTVPKGTEAGAPVFIKATGTTHGDAYGHTVVRAEPQSAATVVLEYAGSAVYADNVEFVVEDGASLTVISLQDWDRDAVHVSHQFATVGRDARFRSFVVTLGGDLVRLSPSVRYVGTGGDAELHGLYYTGKGQHHEHRSLIDHNESNTRSRVEYKGALSGEDAHAVWIGDVIIGEGTSGTDSYEHNRNLVLTDGTRVDSVPNLEIFTGEVEGAGHASASGRLDDIHLFYLQSRGIPADEARRLVIRGFFQELINRIEVPELRERIMTEVEEKLGLHE
- the sufB gene encoding Fe-S cluster assembly protein SufB, with the protein product MTSTAHPELEGLGTYEYGWSDPDEAGASARRGLNEEVVRDISGKKNEPEWMEKLRLKSLRLFEKKPLPDWGADLSGIDFDNIKYFVRSTEQQATSWEELPEDIKNTYDKLGIPEAEKQRLVAGVAAQYESEVVYHQIREDLEEQGVIFLDTDTALKEHPELFQEYFGTVIPPGDNKFAALNTAVWSGGSFIYVPPNVHVEIPLQAYFRINTENMGQFERTLIIVDEGAYVHYVEGCTAPIYKSDSLHSAVVEIIVKKNARCRYTTIQNWSNNVFNLVTKRAVAYEGATMEWIDGNIGSQVTMKYPAVYLMGEHAKGETLSIAFAGEGQHQDTGSKMVHCAPNTSSTIVSKSVARGGGRASYRGLVQVQEGADHSKSTVKCDALLIDTMSRSDTYPYNDIREDDVEMGHEATVSKVSEDQLFYLMSRGLDEDEAMAMIVRGFVEPIARELPMEYALELNRLIELQMEGAVG